In Hymenobacter volaticus, the genomic window GAGAGGGAAGACCAGTAGCAGGGAAAGCGGCTTTAAGCCCGCGCAAGACAGCAACCAAAAAGCCCTGTATGGCTACTTAGCTTGCTCATAGAAACAATGGTGTACACCAGCGGTGTGGAGTTGCTTGCAGGAAATCGAATTAGGTGGTACTTCGATTTGCTGCTGGGTACGGTGCGAGAAGGAGGTGTTTTCCGGAAGTTGACATGAATACCTCTGCTCATGTCAAACGTTACAGGCAACAGCAAACTTTTTTGTTGCTGTCTCTAAAAAGTAGGCTATAGCCTTCCCTGCGCCCAATTTCGCTGTGCATCCGCTGCTGCACAAAAGGCTATCCGTGTCAATTCATTCCGCAAACCGGTAAGCTTTTAGCGTAGAGGAAGCGAGGAAACCTGGGGAATAAGGTTGTCCACGCTTTAGCCTTGAATCGTTCAAAGACAATGCTCCATTAGTTGCTGAACTTGTGATGTATAGTTCCAGACAAGATTAGCCGCTTCTATTCTTCAACATTCTTGTTCACCCTATGCATACGCTTTATTTAGTGGCCGTACTTCCGCCCGAACCAGTGTTCTCGCAAATCTGGGCCCTGAAGCAGGAAGTACACAAAATCACGGGTAGCCGCAACGCCGTGCGCTTGCCGCCGCATATCACGCTGATACCGCCCGTTCGCCAGCCCGACGAGTTTGAAACCAAATGCACAGCCGCCCTCACCGATTTTGCGGCCACTCAAACAGCATTTGCAGTAGGCCTGCAAGATTTCGCCTGGTTTGGCAACCGTACGCTATTTGTACACGTGAGCGAAGCTGCGCCCATAAAAGCCTTCCACGCCGCCCTCACCGACTGGTGCGCCACCCATTTACCCGAAGCACCGCGCGAAAAACGGCCGTTCACGCCGCACCTAACCTTAGCCACCCGCGACCTGCCCGCCGCACAAGTACCCGAACTGCGTCAGCTTTTTGCGGCGCGTACGTACGCCGCCACCTTCCCAGTGCAAGCCCTCACATTATTCCGGCATGATGGCCGGCAATGGCAGCCACGGGCAACCATTGACCTACCGCAAGGCGCACAATCCTAAAGCAGTTACCCGTCTTTGATAAGAGGGGCTGTACCATGCCTACTGCTATTCTAAGAGTAGTAATCTGCTAGATGTCAGGCGTATTAGGCCCGTGTCCTAGTCGTTTCGGGGGTTGTAGGCCGTGGCATCCGGGTGGAAGGGGCTACTAATGGCAGGCAAATGGTAAACTCTGTGTATTGCCCTTCTTGACTTTCGACGCTCAGCGTACCGCGGTGGCCCTTCGTGATAATGTCGTAACTCAATGAGAGGCCTAAACCTGTCCCTTCACCAGTGGGTTTCGTAGTGAAAAAGGGTTCGAAAATCCGTCCTCGCACGGTGCTCGGAATGCCATTGCCATTGTCGCGGACCCGAATCAAGACAGACTTCTCGGTTTGCTCGGTCCGTATACTCACTTCTGGCTGGAAGCTTTCTCCTAGCAATCGGCGCTTCTCCGCTACAGCATAAAAGGCATTGGTGAGCAGGTTTATTAGTACGCGGCTTAAGTCTTGGGGCACCACGCGCAAGGTGGGAAGGTGAGGAGTGAAGTGCGTAGTCAGGGTAGCGCTAAAATCCTTGTTGACGGCCAGCCAGCCGTGGTGCGCCAAGCGCAAACATTCATTGACAAGCGAATTCAAGTCAGTTTCCTGCGCCTGTCCACTACTGGCCCGGGAGTGCTCTAGCATTCGCTTCACAATACGGTCGGCACGGCGGCCGTGCTGGCTAATGCTTACCTGACCCTGCGTGAGTTCCTTAAGCAACTGGTTGATGGTGGTTCTGCCTTCTACCGATAACTCTTCTTTGGCTAGTTCTTCTTGCAATTCGTTTACCAACTCCACGCTCAAATCCGAGAAGTTGGTAATGAAATTCAATGGGTTTTGCATTTCATGGGCTACGCCAGCCGTCAATTGGCCTAGCGAGGCTAGTTTTTCGTGTTGTACTAACTGAGCCTGCGTTGCTTGCAACTCCGTGAGGGCCTGATCGAGGTCGTCGCGGTGGGCGGCTATTTGCTGGTTTTTTTCGTTGAGGTGCTGGTTGGTTCGCTGTTTCAAGAACACGTTGCGTAGCAATAGCCCAGCCAATAAGATCACGCCCCAAGGCCAGCCAACAAGGCGTAAAGCTGCTGCCGCTGCCGGACAGCTGTTTGGGCCTGAAGCTGACGGGTTTTGTTGAGCAAAGCAATCTGGGCCCGTTTGCGGTCTAGCTCGTAGCCGTAACGCAAGGCGCTGGTTTTGCGCTGGGTATCTTCCCCGAAAAGCGTATCGTTGTACGCCATTTGCAGGTTGCGGTAGCGGTAGGCTTGCTTGAAGCTTTGGCGCTTGGCGTAGGCTTCGGCCAGCAATTCACTAGCGTCCCTGATGTTGCTGTTACTACGTGTTTGTTGGCTTAGCTGTAAGGCGTGATGAGCCAATAAGAGCACGCTATCCGTTTGGTTGGCAAGCAAATAGGCTTGGGCTAGCATCAATTCCACCAAGGGCAAGTTGTAGTCGTCGTGGGTGGCGCGCACCAACTGGCGGGCCCGTAAGCCGTGAGCTAGTGCTTCGGCTTGGTTTCCCTGCTGGCCATACACTTGCGCCAAGTTGATTTCATCGGAAATCTCGCCGCTGACGTTGCCTAGTTGTTTGCTAAGGTTCAGAGACTGTTTGTGATAAGAAAGCGCTTGCGGCCATTTTTCAAGTGTTTGATAGGTGTTGCCCAACCCGTTCAGAGCAATTAATACTGTTTGCGGGTCCTCAAGGCGTTGGGCGTTGCTTAGCGCAGTTCGGAGCACAGACAGCGCCGCCGCGTAGTCACCTAGCTGGTTGTAAATGTTGCCCATGTTGATTTGCAACCGCGTGCGGGTCAGCAAGTCACCAGTCCTTTCTGTGAGCGGCAAACCTTTCAAGGCAGAAGATAAAGCTGCTACATAATTGCCTTGCAACAAGTCAATCCAGCTCATTTGCAGCCACACTCTAGCCAGCCCTTCTTGATCGGCACGCTTGCCGAATGCGCGCTGAGCGCGCTGGGCGTAACGCCGCGCCACGTCGTAGTTTGTCTGACGCCGGTAGATAACACTCAGCGCCAACACGGCCTCGGCTTCGCCATCGCTGTAAGCAAGCTTGCGGGCGAGAGTTAGTGCCTCCTCGTTCAATTGGGTGGCTTGCGGAATATCTCCTACTCGTACCGCGTGGGCTAGAGCTAGCAAGCGCTGTACCCGAACCGTATCAGCACGGGGCTGAGTACGTAGCAACAGACGCAAACTGTCGGCGGCAGTAGGCGCTTGACCAACTGCCAACGGAGGCCACACTGTAAGGCTCATCAGTAGGAAGGCTACTAACTGCTTCATGCAGGCGGACGCTAAAAGTGGGGATGTAGCAGCCTATGCTAAGGAGCAGATTGGATAAGCCGCCGGACTATTACTCGTCGGTAGGTTCTGCTGAAATATTAGCTTGCTCTACACTATCGAAGGGAGGATTATGCAGCACCCCTCCATTCATCGTGATTGGGCCTGCCTCAGACTCTTCTTGGCTTGGTGCATCCGAAGCTGGTTGGGCTAAGTCAGATGCATCCAGATTCGAATCGTGAATGCTTGAAGCGTTTGTTTTAGGAAACGAGGATGTTGCCATCGTGATGGTATATTATGCCGGTTTGTATTAGGAGACAACGCGTTCAGAGGTGTTTGCATGTCTACTGATTGTCAAAAGCTGTAGACAATGCGTGCCGAATATTAATAAGGCGGATTATGAATTACGCCGCCCTTCCTTGCAATTAGTCTTTTGCTAGTGAATCTAAATTCAGCTAACCGGATAGTAGAATCTATTGGCTCATCGTCTTTGATAGCGATGATCTTAACGTCATGCGGTTTTCCGGCCACTTTGTCTTCAGATAGCAGATTGTATATAGTATCAACGTCTTCCTTCCTTTTTACATCAACGAAAGTAACCTCATCGGTTGACGGCCTATCACTCTTAATGACATAGAGCAGTTCTTGGCCGCCTTCCAATTGAAAAACAGCTACAGGTGGTCCTGATGGCTCAGGTTTCTGCCCCAGTTTTACGCTGAAAGCGTCGACGTAATCTTGCCATTCATCTGATGCTACAGGAAATTTGATAACTGAGGCCATAGTTAGAGCATAAGTAATAATTATGAATATTAATGTATACTTATTTAAAGAATAATGCAAACGTATATAGTTATAGTTAATAATCTAGCTCAATCGTACTAACATATACCTATTTGCCTTTAGGATACATAGCGTAGCTCTATAGCCCGATGGGGCATGGTAAGTTTTGCTCCAGTAGTGCAGCCAATACGTGGGTCTCTCGTATCCTAAGAAGAGCAATTGCCTAGACAAGCAGCGGTTACTTGCAGTGGAAATAAGTACTAGGTCGCGTACCCATTTGAGCTTTGGGTAGGCATGAGCTTCTACACTCCACGAAAGGATTGAAAGGCGAATTTTATGGTCTGGAGTTTCAGCGTAAAAACCCAGCGCAAGCAGGTCAAATCATCAGCTTTTATCCTTGCGCTGAAAAAAAAGCTTAAAAATTGAGACTGTACGCAAAGTAGTGTTGAAGGTTAGATAATTAATTGAATGTCAGTGCATTAATTGGTAGAAAAAATGCTAGATATAGGAGGGCTAATACATCGTATTGAAAGAAATATGTGGTTTTTTTCACAGGTTTTATATCAATTTCACAAGAACGTACGTAGAAGGGCTTCACAAACATCAGGTGCCTGTTCACCGTCCACCTCATCATCATCACACAAGACCCCTATGAAACAGACTAAGAATTCAGCCTGGACCATCCGTGTAGTTGCTCTTCTCTTCAGTGCCGGTGCGGCCCTTTCTTCTTGCACGAGCACCAGCACCGATACTCCAGCCAGCTCCACTTCGGGTAGTGATACTGGAACGACTACAACAGGAACCAGCACTTCTGGCACCACCGACGGTACTTCTACCAGCGGCTCTACTACCACCGGCACGACTACTTCCGGCACGACCTCGGGTGCTACTACTGGTACTACCTCCGGTACTACTTCGGGTAGCACTACGTCGGGCACAACTGGTACTACCACTTCAGGTACTACTGGCGGTACTACTACTCGCTAATTACACTCCTACTCTGTGCCACATGGCATAGTTGCAAACGCAAAAAAGCCACCCATTCGCTAGGAATGGGTGGCTTTTTATTTAAAAGGATTTCTCACGCCGTCGGCTGAATGCTTGCTCTTTAAGTAAGAAACAAAATGGCTGTGGCTAGAACAATACTTCTCTATGCAATTCACAGACATGATTGCATGGAGAAGCATCATAAAAGCTTAATAGTGAGTGCGAAAACAGATAGAGCTGAACTTTCGTATGCACTCATTGCCTATGGGTTTATTTGACATAGGTAGTCATACTTTGATTCTCTCACAGTTTACATGTCATTCCATGAAAAAGACACTGTTCACCGCCGCCCTTGCTGCTTTCCTAGTTGGTACTGTTGCCCCATCATTTGCTCAAACAGCTCCTGTACAAGGAGATACCACAAAGGTGAAGGCTAATGGCAAGAAAGAGAAGTTGAAAACCACTGATGGCAAGGCCAAAATGAACAACAAAAAAGGCAAGGCTAAAGTGAAGGCAGATAAAGCCAGCTAAGTAGCGGCATAATTGAATTAAGCTGAATAACGTGGCGTGCGCCACCACAGAAAAGGTCATTTCGATGAGACACCACTGCCCTGTTTGGCGGGTGATGCGTTATCGGAATGGCCTTTACTCTTATGGTGTACCGAGAGTGCAATGAGTAGCCGAAGCCGGTTGTGTGCTCAACTCGGTAAAACAAGAGCGGGTTGCCTTACTGGCAACCCGCTCTTGTTTTAAGTTTAACCAGTAAATGATGCAGTCGAATGCTAGCTAGTTGGCTGCGTTGTAGGGCACACCCATGTTCTGGAACATGAATGCCCACTTATCGGTCTGTTCACTGATTACTTGTGCAGTAGAGCGTCCGGCGCCATGACCGGCTTTCGTTTCGATGCGGATCAACACCGGGGCGGCGCCTTGCTGGGTTTCCTGGAGGCGCGAGGCGAACTTAAACGAGTGTGCGGGCACTACCCGGTCGTCGTGGTCGGCGGTGGTGACGAGGGTGGCAGGGTAGTTGGCGGGCTTCAAGGCATGGTAGGGCGAGTACTTGTAGAGGTACTCGAACATCTCCTTGGAGTCCTGAGCGGTGCCGTAGTCGTAGGCCCAGCCGGCACCGGCCGTGAACTGGTTGTAGCGTAACATGTCCATCACGCCCACGGCTGGGAAGGCCACTTTGAACAACTCCGGACGTTGCGCCATCACGGCGCCCACTAGCAAGCCGCCATTGGAGCCGCCCGAAATGGCGAGGTAGTCTTTGGAGGTGTAATTATTCTTGATCAAGTACTCGCCGGCGCCGATGAAGTCGTCGAACACGTTTTGCTTTTGCAACTTGGTGCCGGCTAGATGCCACTTTTCGCCGTACTCACCGCCGCCGCGAAGGTTGGCTACAGCGTAGATGCCGCCGTTTTCAAGCAAGATAATATTGCTGGTACTGAAGCCAGGCGTCATGCTGACGTTGAAGCCCCCGTAGGCATAGAGCAGCGTAGGATTTTTGCCGTTCAGCACCACGCCTTTCTTGTACGTGATAATCATGGGGATGCGGGTGCCATCCTTGGAATTGTAGAACACCTGCTTGGACTCGTACTTAGCAGGGTCGAACTGCACGCCTGCCTTCTTGTACACCGTCGATTTGCCGGTGGCAATATCGTATTTGAAGATGGTAGGCGGGTAGATGTAGGAGGTGAAAGTGTAGTAGGTTTCCTTTTCCTCTTTCTTGCCGCTGAAGCCACTGGCCGAGCCGATTGAGGGAAGTGCAATATCCCGCTCTTTTTTACCGGCCATGTCGTACTGCTCGATTACCGAAGTGGCGTCCTTGAGGTAGACGGCGAATATTTTGCCGCCAGCAGTGTTCACGTCCAGCACATTTTTAGTTTCTGGAATTAGGTTTTTCCAGTTGGTTGACGTTGGGGTAGCGGCGTCTACGGTTACTACGCGGTTGTTGGGCGCGTTGAGGTTGGTGAAAATATAGAGCTTGCTGCCCACGTTGTCGACCACTTGGTTGATGGTCTTCTCGTTGTCTACTACGGGCACAATAGCACTACCGGGCTTGCTCAAATCCTGGAGGTAAAGTTCGTTGCCGGTAGTGGTGTTGCGGGCCGAAATAACCAGAAAGCGCTGATCCTCCGTCACGGAGCCGTTGATGTAGCGGCGAGGAGTTTTTTCACCGCCAAACACAAGCACATCGGTGCTTTGAGGCGTACCTAGCTTGTGGTACATCAATTTGTGCAACTGAGTTTTGCCGGCCAATTTGCTGCCAGCCTTGGGCTTGTCGTAGCTGCTGTAGTAGAAACCTTCGTTGCCCTTCCACGCAGTACCCGAAAACTTTACATCCTTGAGCGTGTCACCCACAATCGACTTGTCGGTGGTGCGCAGCACAATCACCTTGCGCCAATCCGAGCCACCTTCCGAAATCTGGTAGGCGGCTAAGCTGCCGTCTTTGGTGAAGTTGATGCCAGCCAACGACGTAGTGCCGTCTTTCGAGAAGTTGTTGGGGTCTAGAAATACTTCGGGTGCGCCCGCGCCTAGCTGCCGATACAGCACCGACTGGCTTTGCAAACCCGTGTTCTTGCTGAAGTACGTGTATTTACCTTCCTTGAAGGGCGCGCCGTATTTCTCATAGTTCCACAGGGTTTCGAGGCGCTTGCGGATGGCGTCACGGTACGGAATCTGGCTCAGATAATTCTGGGTTACTTTGTTTTCCTCCTGCACCCAACTTTTGGTGTCCGGGGCCTGGTCGTTTTCCAGCCAGCGGTAGGGGTCGGCTACCTTCGTTCCGAAATACGTGTTGGCGGTATCTACTTTCTTGGTTTGAGGGTAGGGCAGAGGCTTGATAACGGTTTGGCTATAGGCCTGTGCACCAGCCAGTAGCACCATACACGAGGTAAAAAGGCTTCTCATAAAGGAACAGTTATGTGAGAGAGTGTCAGAAAAAGCAGCATGCGCTAGGAAAATAGCGGCTACGCTGTAGGTAATGTGTTGCTTGTTGGCTTAGCAACTCAAGCTCGGCGTTAGCGAAAAGGGCGAAGTACGGTATATAGCTGAATGAAAGAAGGTTGTGAGCTGATCTTTAGCTCTGAGTAGAAGGTAGTAGAAGAGAAAAGCTGAAAGCTAAATGAGTTGGAAACTTAGTGCTTCACATTTCTTTTCAAGCAATTTCAAGTACTAAGCAGGTTACTTTTTGAAAGATAGGGTATCAAGGTGATATCAATCCATAGAAAAACCTAACTCCTCTGCCATGAAATTCTCTGTTAAATCCCTACTCGTTCTTGCTGCTTTTGCTCCTTTCGCTTTGACTTCTTGCTCGGAAGCAACTAAAGAAAACGCTGAGGCAACTGCCGAAAGCGCTGCTACGGATGCTGCCAACACCACCGAAAAAGCTGGCGACGCTGTAGAAAACGCTACCGATCAAGCCGCCAACGAAATGGCTCCTGAAGCTGGCGACACGGCCGTAGTTCGCGACCAACCAGCCGACAAAGCAGTGGAAGAGACTCCCGCTAAGCAGTAGTTTAGCTCTACATAGCAACGAAAAAGCCCCTCCAGATTGGTTCTGAAGGGGCTTTTTCGCGTTCAAGACTTTATTGAAGTTATCGAGCGGAAGGATAGTGTTGCACTCCATACCTCGTGCCTATTGCGTTATTCGCTACAGATAGGTTTGCTTATGCATCCGCAACAACTACCGATAAAGCTAAACCGAGCAGCGGTTCAGCTTATGCTTTCTTAGTCATGATTCTCACTGATCGGGATGCCAACTTTGCTTGAAGCTGCGTAACTGAAAAAGCTACTACGCATGACAAGCGAAGGGCATGCATCTACTTCACGCTCACCTTCCTGCTATGAAAAAGTCACTCTTTATCACATTCCTTTCTGCCTGCTTGCTCGGCATGGTGGCGCCTGCTTATGCCCAAACTACGCCAACCCAACCTACTTCCCAAGGCGACACGGCCAAGGTAAGGGAAAGGATGAAAAAAGATCAGAAGAAGTCAGCGGATGGTAAATACATGCTGAAGCCCAAGAAGGCGAAAGGCAAAACCAAGCAGCCCAAAGCCATTGGCGAGTAATAAGCAACTGCGAAAGAAGGCTTCCGCAAAACCCCTCCGCCAGCGAGGGGTTTGTTTTTATACGGCTCCTTGCAAGTTAACGCGGCCATGCAAGGGCACGTTGAGCAAGCGAAACTGTGTATCAGTTGATTCACTAGCGTGTGTCGTCGTGAGTGAAGAATATACGGTTGTATGTACCGGGCGCGTAGGTGAGTTGGTGGCCTTATGCCAAGGCGAGGTGCATTAAACGCAAGGGTAGGAGCCCAGAGAAGAAATTGTAAGCTAAACTCTGATTATCAGAATATAGTGGGTGCAGTAAGTCATTTGCGCTTACGTGGTGGTTGCCAAAAACTTGACTGCATAGTATGCCGTATCGAAGCTAAACAGTTTCGACGGATCGAAGTAGCAGGGCGGCTCGGGTGGTTTGTTTGGTGTTCCGCGAAACCACTGCTCGACTAGTAGGTTGTTTCTGCATCAGACAGACCAAGCAGCTATAGGCTTTGTGGTCAGGCTTCGGGTCGTGGATGCACGGCTGCTCTCAACTTCAACATTTCACTTCCTGCTTTATGTCAACTTCTCTTACTCCTGACGATTCCCCCGGCGGGCCATCTGGTATCCGACCCGATGACGGCTCACGTCGGTCCTTCATGAAGCAGGCCGGTGGTATTCTGGGGCTGGCTCTCACGCCGCCGTTAGTTAGCCAAGCCGAACGCCTGACAGCTTACTCGAAAACCGTTGAGGGCGTATCGGAAATGACATTGCGCGTGAACGGCACTACCCGCACGCTACGCGCCGAGCCCCGCGTGACGCTGCTCGATGCCCTGCGCGAAAACCTGAACCTGACCGGCAGCAAAAAAGGCTGCGACCATGGCCAGTGCGGCGCCTGCACCGTACTAGTCGATGGCCGCCGTATCAACAGCTGCCTTACGTTGGCCGTCATGAACCAGGGCAAGGAAATTACAACCATCGAAGGCTTGGCTAAAGGGGAAGAGTTGCACCCCATGCAAGCCGCCTTCGTGAAGCACGACGGCTTCCAGTGCGGCTACTGCACGCCGGGTCAAATAATGTCGGGCGTGGCGTGCGTGAAAGAAGGCCACGCCACCAACGATGCGCAAACTCGGGAGTGGATGAGCGGCAACCTCTGCCGCTGTGGTGCTTACCCCAACATTGTAGCCGCCGTGCGTGAAGTGGCAGGAAAGGTATAGAAAGCTTAGATCCGAGAAGTTAAGACCGCATACTGACGTTGCCACACCATTAGCCCGTCATGCTGAGCGCAGTCGAAGCATCTCGCTAGAGTGGTAACTTTTACTCTGGCATCAGCACGCGAGATGCTTCGGCTCCGCTGCGCTCAGCATGACAATGTCTCTACAACGTCAGCACGCCAGCTGCTTTGGCACGCGGATGCCGGATCAAGCTGGACAGTGCCTTCTTCAACCTCAGTATGCGGGAAAATCCAACCTCACTTCGCATGACGGTATCGTATACCTACAAATCCAATGAACAACTTTAGCTATACCACGGCCACCACGGCCAAAGAAGCCACCGGAGTGCGCAAAGACAGCGCGCAGGCGGCTTTCATAGCCGGCGGCACCACGCTGCTCGACTTAATGAAGCTCAACGTCGAGCAACATCCGCAGCTGGTAGATATCAATATGCTGCCCTTTAAAGGCATCAGCGAAACCGCCGACGGTTTGCGCATCGGGGCGTTGGAGCGCATGAGTGATGTAGGCGAAAACCAGTTGGTGGTGCAGCAGTATCCGGCTATTTCCGAGGCGCTGTTGCTTAGTGCCTCGCCTCAGCTGCGCAACATGGCCAGTATTGGCGGCAACCTGATGCAGCGTACCCGTTGCACATACTTCCGCGATACGGCCTTTCCCTGCAACAAGCGCAACCCCGGCTCCGGCTGCCCCGCCCAAACCGGCGACAACCGCGGCCTCGCTATTTTGGGCGGCAGCTCGGCTTGCATTGCCACTAATCCCGGCGATATGGCTGTGGCCTTGGTAGCGCTAGATGCGGTAGTAACGCTTGAAAACAGCAAAGGCAAGCAGCGCCGCGTGCCGCTACTCGATTTTCACCTGCTCCCCGGTACCACACCTCAGCGCGAAACCATTCTGGAGGCCGACGAGCTGATTGTGGCAGTTACGGTACCGGCTGCGGCGCACGCGCGCAAATCGCACTACGTGAAGGTGCGCGACCGAGCCTCTTATGCTTTTGCGCTGGTATCGGCAGCTGTGGG contains:
- a CDS encoding sensor histidine kinase, which codes for MKQRTNQHLNEKNQQIAAHRDDLDQALTELQATQAQLVQHEKLASLGQLTAGVAHEMQNPLNFITNFSDLSVELVNELQEELAKEELSVEGRTTINQLLKELTQGQVSISQHGRRADRIVKRMLEHSRASSGQAQETDLNSLVNECLRLAHHGWLAVNKDFSATLTTHFTPHLPTLRVVPQDLSRVLINLLTNAFYAVAEKRRLLGESFQPEVSIRTEQTEKSVLIRVRDNGNGIPSTVRGRIFEPFFTTKPTGEGTGLGLSLSYDIITKGHRGTLSVESQEGQYTEFTICLPLVAPSTRMPRPTTPETTRTRA
- a CDS encoding (2Fe-2S)-binding protein, translated to MSTSLTPDDSPGGPSGIRPDDGSRRSFMKQAGGILGLALTPPLVSQAERLTAYSKTVEGVSEMTLRVNGTTRTLRAEPRVTLLDALRENLNLTGSKKGCDHGQCGACTVLVDGRRINSCLTLAVMNQGKEITTIEGLAKGEELHPMQAAFVKHDGFQCGYCTPGQIMSGVACVKEGHATNDAQTREWMSGNLCRCGAYPNIVAAVREVAGKV
- a CDS encoding 2'-5' RNA ligase family protein, with protein sequence MHTLYLVAVLPPEPVFSQIWALKQEVHKITGSRNAVRLPPHITLIPPVRQPDEFETKCTAALTDFAATQTAFAVGLQDFAWFGNRTLFVHVSEAAPIKAFHAALTDWCATHLPEAPREKRPFTPHLTLATRDLPAAQVPELRQLFAARTYAATFPVQALTLFRHDGRQWQPRATIDLPQGAQS
- a CDS encoding prolyl oligopeptidase family serine peptidase; the encoded protein is MRSLFTSCMVLLAGAQAYSQTVIKPLPYPQTKKVDTANTYFGTKVADPYRWLENDQAPDTKSWVQEENKVTQNYLSQIPYRDAIRKRLETLWNYEKYGAPFKEGKYTYFSKNTGLQSQSVLYRQLGAGAPEVFLDPNNFSKDGTTSLAGINFTKDGSLAAYQISEGGSDWRKVIVLRTTDKSIVGDTLKDVKFSGTAWKGNEGFYYSSYDKPKAGSKLAGKTQLHKLMYHKLGTPQSTDVLVFGGEKTPRRYINGSVTEDQRFLVISARNTTTGNELYLQDLSKPGSAIVPVVDNEKTINQVVDNVGSKLYIFTNLNAPNNRVVTVDAATPTSTNWKNLIPETKNVLDVNTAGGKIFAVYLKDATSVIEQYDMAGKKERDIALPSIGSASGFSGKKEEKETYYTFTSYIYPPTIFKYDIATGKSTVYKKAGVQFDPAKYESKQVFYNSKDGTRIPMIITYKKGVVLNGKNPTLLYAYGGFNVSMTPGFSTSNIILLENGGIYAVANLRGGGEYGEKWHLAGTKLQKQNVFDDFIGAGEYLIKNNYTSKDYLAISGGSNGGLLVGAVMAQRPELFKVAFPAVGVMDMLRYNQFTAGAGWAYDYGTAQDSKEMFEYLYKYSPYHALKPANYPATLVTTADHDDRVVPAHSFKFASRLQETQQGAAPVLIRIETKAGHGAGRSTAQVISEQTDKWAFMFQNMGVPYNAAN
- a CDS encoding FAD binding domain-containing protein, whose protein sequence is MNNFSYTTATTAKEATGVRKDSAQAAFIAGGTTLLDLMKLNVEQHPQLVDINMLPFKGISETADGLRIGALERMSDVGENQLVVQQYPAISEALLLSASPQLRNMASIGGNLMQRTRCTYFRDTAFPCNKRNPGSGCPAQTGDNRGLAILGGSSACIATNPGDMAVALVALDAVVTLENSKGKQRRVPLLDFHLLPGTTPQRETILEADELIVAVTVPAAAHARKSHYVKVRDRASYAFALVSAAVGLDVQGGQIQSARIAMGSVGTKPWRALEAEKLLVGKPATEASFRAAAAVAVRGAAPREHNRFKVEMAQKTIVRALQEITA
- a CDS encoding tetratricopeptide repeat protein, encoding MKQLVAFLLMSLTVWPPLAVGQAPTAADSLRLLLRTQPRADTVRVQRLLALAHAVRVGDIPQATQLNEEALTLARKLAYSDGEAEAVLALSVIYRRQTNYDVARRYAQRAQRAFGKRADQEGLARVWLQMSWIDLLQGNYVAALSSALKGLPLTERTGDLLTRTRLQINMGNIYNQLGDYAAALSVLRTALSNAQRLEDPQTVLIALNGLGNTYQTLEKWPQALSYHKQSLNLSKQLGNVSGEISDEINLAQVYGQQGNQAEALAHGLRARQLVRATHDDYNLPLVELMLAQAYLLANQTDSVLLLAHHALQLSQQTRSNSNIRDASELLAEAYAKRQSFKQAYRYRNLQMAYNDTLFGEDTQRKTSALRYGYELDRKRAQIALLNKTRQLQAQTAVRQRQQLYALLAGLGA